One Cetobacterium ceti DNA segment encodes these proteins:
- a CDS encoding site-specific integrase produces the protein MARNREKKGSLLHQVKIALDSKLAIGESKFLDKQNGLTNNKIYSWETYRTYLKHNIYFINWVKEVYNCKSLEECKPYINNWLIYRESQGLSTYTLKVESSALRKLFNISSEDIYKLKPRERKDIQRSRGDKIRDKHFSEKNHEDLVRFCRATGLRRGELKELKGTDLKIIDSNAFISISRGSKGGRPRQIPLLFDEPFIINFMTSKENKKIFDKIPNGADIHGYRAEYCTKVYKKYARDISNIPKNEKYFCRKDLKGTCYDKKAMLIASQYLGHNRIDVIAGHYIRG, from the coding sequence ATGGCTAGGAACAGAGAAAAAAAAGGTTCTCTTCTTCATCAAGTAAAAATAGCACTTGATTCTAAATTGGCCATAGGAGAATCTAAATTTTTAGATAAACAAAATGGACTTACAAACAATAAAATATATTCATGGGAAACCTATAGAACTTATTTAAAGCATAATATATATTTTATTAATTGGGTTAAAGAAGTTTATAACTGTAAATCTTTAGAGGAATGTAAGCCATATATAAATAATTGGCTAATTTATAGAGAATCTCAGGGATTATCTACATATACCCTTAAAGTCGAAAGTTCAGCATTAAGAAAGCTTTTTAATATTTCTTCAGAAGATATATATAAATTAAAACCCAGGGAAAGAAAAGATATACAAAGAAGTCGAGGAGATAAAATTAGAGATAAACATTTTTCAGAAAAAAATCATGAAGATTTGGTCAGATTTTGTCGTGCAACTGGATTAAGAAGAGGAGAACTAAAAGAATTAAAAGGGACTGACTTAAAAATAATCGATTCTAACGCGTTTATTTCAATTTCTAGAGGTTCTAAAGGTGGTAGGCCAAGACAGATACCACTTTTATTTGATGAACCGTTTATAATCAATTTTATGACTTCAAAAGAAAATAAAAAAATCTTTGATAAAATTCCTAATGGAGCAGATATACATGGTTATAGAGCTGAATATTGTACTAAAGTTTATAAAAAATATGCTAGAGATATTTCTAACATTCCTAAAAATGAGAAATATTTTTGTAGAAAAGATTTAAAAGGAACTTGTTACGATAAAAAAGCTATGCTCATTGCAAGCCAATATTTAG